A section of the Humulus lupulus chromosome 2, drHumLupu1.1, whole genome shotgun sequence genome encodes:
- the LOC133817815 gene encoding E3 ubiquitin ligase BIG BROTHER-related produces the protein MAQGDNPDVKFALEEPDSQNLDSISQWCASINDACENHNCNPFASTSFVCSPVTLVDAVGPGSCDSDWFSHSGSDSDSDPDISCFVTDLFERGSSEQRDGYSDPNSGLSLNEFEIGGCSEGVDFELGERSGPRGVDSIVEGLRIVEFDSESDSEDGSFGVLGFNSLHDNESRNVSNNRVNNWDIQRPSNDPCLEDQRSLSEDFDWEEVEERVTERENLSIVIDDDVEEEVPIEEDEEYAEQAARNIEWEILLAINNLATNSSLERNVDSGTESYFSVQDDYIYAVGVEYETLFEQFIESESALKGSPPAAKSVVENLPFVELTVEELQKDDVVCAVCKDKILVEEKVKRLPCCHYYHGDCIVPWLGIRNTCPVCRYELPTDDPDYERRKSQRAHRVSPTDSQVTFNFELFA, from the coding sequence ATGGCTCAAGGTGATAATCCCGATGTAAAGTTTGCCCTTGAAGAACCGGACTCTCAAAACCTAGATTCCATCTCTCAATGGTGCGCCTCCATTAACGATGCTTGCGAAAACCACAATTGCAACCCCTTCGCCTCAACCTCATTCGTTTGTTCTCCGGTAACCCTAGTCGATGCCGTCGGTCCCGGAAGCTGCGACTCCGATTGGTTCTCCCATTCCGGCTCTGACTCCGACTCCGACCCCGACATCAGCTGTTTTGTCACAGATCTCTTCGAGCGTGGCAGCTCCGAGCAACGTGATGGTTATAGTGATCCAAATTCAGGTTTGTCTTTGAACGAGTTTGAAATTGGGGGTTGTTCTGAAGGAGTTGACTTTGAGTTAGGTGAACGTTCAGGTCCACGAGGGGTTGATTCGATCGTGGAAGGACTTAGAATTGTTGAATTCGATTCGGAGTCGGATTCTGAAGATGGTAGTTTTGGGGTTTTGGGTTTCAATTCGTTGCACGATAATGAAAGCAGGAATGTTAGTAATAATCGAGTCAACAATTGGGATATTCAGAGGCCTTCAAATGACCCTTGTCTGGAAGACCAAAGGTCTCTCTCTGAGGATTTTGATTGGGAAGAAGTGGAGGAAAGGGTCACTGAGAGAGAAAATCTCAGCATTGTGATTGATGACGATGTGGAAGAAGAGGTACCAATAGAGGAAGATGAAGAGTATGCAGAACAAGCAGCGAGAAACATTGAGTGGGAAATTCTGCTGGCGATCAATAATCTAGCCACGAATTCGAGTTTAGAACGCAATGTAGATTCTGGTACCGAATCCTATTTCTCTGTTCAGGATGACTACATTTATGCTGTTGGTGTTGAATATGAAACCCTTTTCGAGCAATTCATTGAAAGTGAGAGTGCTTTGAAAGGTAGCCCTCCAGCTGCGAAAAGCGTTGTGGAGAATCTTCCTTTTGTTGAGTTAACAGTGGAGGAGTTGCAGAAAGATGATGTTGTTTGTGCTGTTTGCAAAGATAAGATTTTGGTGGAGGAGAAGGTGAAGAGGCTACCATGTTGTCACTACTACCATGGGGACTGCATTGTGCCCTGGTTGGGCATTCGGAACACATGCCCTGTTTGTAGGTATGAGTTGCCAACAGATGATCCGGATTATGAGCGGAGGAAGAGCCAAAGGGCTCACCGTGTCTCGCCAACGGATTCTCAGGTCACATTCAATTTCGAGTTATTTGCCTGA